A genomic stretch from Solanum stenotomum isolate F172 chromosome 8, ASM1918654v1, whole genome shotgun sequence includes:
- the LOC125872903 gene encoding receptor kinase-like protein Xa21: MDYLHNGYSTPVVHCDLKPSNVLLDQEMVAHVSDFGIAKMLGAGEVFVQTRTIATIGYIAPEYGQDGIVSTSCDVYSFGILMMETFTRTRPSDEIFTGDYSIQRWVSDSFPGEIHKVVDSNLVQPGDEQIDAKMHCLFSIMELALNCTTMRPDARISMKDALSTLKKMRLQLVSSRH, from the exons ATGGACTATCTCCACAATGGCTATTCAACGCCTGTGGTGCATTGTGACTTGAAGCCAAGCAATGTCTTGCTAGATCAAGAAATGGTTGCTCATGTAAGTGATTTTGGCATTGCAAAAATGTTAGGTGCAGGGGAGGTTTTTGTTCAGACAAGGACAATTGCAACCATTGGATATATTGCTCCAG AGTATGGACAAGATGGAATAGTATCCACGAGTTGTGATGTTTATAGTTTTGGCATCCTAATGATGGAGACGTTCACACGAACAAGAccaagtgatgaaatatttaccGGAGACTATAGCATACAACGTTGGGTTAGTGATTCATTTCCGGGTGAAATTCACAAGGTGGTGGATTCTAATTTGGTGCAGCCAGGAGATGAACAAATCGATGCAAAGATGCATTGTTTGTTTTCTATCATGGAATTAGCTTTGAACTGCACTACAATGAGACCTGATGCAAGAATTAGCATGAAAGATGCTCTTTCAACACTCAAAAAGATGAGGCTCCAGCTTGTCAGTAGTCGGCACTAG